TATATTGAATAGTATCAAGGGCTGCGAAATGCCGCTCAAAGTCAATGTGTCCAAACCCGATACCTTTCCTATTAGAATCAGCTATTTGATAAGCGCTGAGTTGCTCTCCGCATCGTATTATGGCTTTAACTGGATCGTCTTCTTCAAGATTCATGTGAAAAGCGTCTAAAACGATGGTCAGATTCGAGGTATTAATTTGGGCAAGCAGAGAAAGGACATCAGTACTTTTGAGAATGAAACGACATAAATAACGATTCAAAGGTTCAAAGCCTAATTTGAGATTAGCTTGTGAAGCATAAAGAGCAATCTCTCGACATGATTCTACTAAAAGCTCAATCGACCCCGAATAAATACTTCCCATTTGGTTCTGGATGTATTCATGACAGGTAATGACTGGCTGACCCAGTTCAGCGCCGTAATCAATTAACTTTTTGTAGTAATCAATAGCAAATTTTCTAATTTTTTGATCGCTGCTGGCTAAATCTACATTTCCAGGTGTGAGAGAAAAAATTTCTAAACCTTCGTTTGCAAAAATATTTTTGACATCTTTCACCGAAACAGAATCAATATCTACATACAATTCCACTCCATTAAATCCCATTTGAGCAATTATTTCTGCGGTATCAACAAGATTGAGATTACCAAATATCCATGTGGTTACACCAATTTGTCTTTTCATAGTAATCTCACTTTTAATTACAATGTAGAGTTTGTTTTCATCAACATATTTTTGGCTCTATCGAAAACTTAAAAGATTCTCACAGAGCATTTTTTCTTATTTTCTTTTGTTACGGTTTTTAGCAAAAAGCCCACTGAGCAATACCAATGTAGCGATCGCAAAAACGGCACTAGAGTAAAAAACCCCCGGCATTCCCCACAGTCCAAAGGCAACACCTGCCAAAAGAGGTCCCAACGCCTGTCCCAGTGACAATAACGTGGCATTCACCGCCATAAATCCCCCTCGATACTCCTTTGGTGCCAATCCACCCAATAAAGCCTGAGTTGCCGGAAACACCATGCCATGAGCCGCTCCAAATAGCAAACTGGGAATGAATAGCAGCCAGACATTCTGTATAGATGGGGTAATAACTAATGCCAGTGCATAGAGAATAAACGAGACTTTGATCAGTGTTAGCTCTGAAAGCTTTTGGGCAAATAGTCCCAGTTGGGAAGAAACAAAAGCCAGCGAAAGCGCCATACTTGCCAAAATGATGCCAATTACCACATTAGAAGCACCTAAAACATTGCTGGCTAAGATGGGAATGTAGGTGAAGTAGGCGCCGAAAAGGAGAATGAATAAGGCTATTACTGCAAACAGCAGTCCAATCACTTTACGATTGTTGATACTGCGTCCAATATTTTGTAGATAAGCTTTAAGATGAAACTCTTCTTGCTTTGGCAACTTGGGTATTTTTAGAGAAAATAACACCAAAAATGCTACAGGAATAGCCGTCAAAGGTAGGAGAAAAGGATACCGCCATCCTAGTGCTGCCAATCCTCCACTAATTAAGGGATACACTGCTAAACTGATGCCGATCATGCTGCCATTGAATGCCATTGCAGATGTCAGCATTTTGCCCGTATAAAGATCGCTGATGATAGTCAGTGCTAGAGATTCTAAGCTGGCTGCACCGATGCCTTGCAGAAAACGCATCTCCAGCAGGGTGCGAAAATTCGGAGCCACTGCACAGGCAGATCCTGCAATCGCAAACAATAGCAGAGAAGGCACTAAGATTTGTTTCCTCCCAAAGCGATCCGCCAGTACCCCACAGACTGGAGTACCGATTGCGATCGGTAAAACAAAGGCTGATATGACTAATCCAATGCGTTCGGGAGAAATTTTAAAGTCCTCTGCCACGGTTGGTAATACTGGACCTATGCTGCTAGAACCCAAAACTGCCATTAAAGTTACAGCAATAACAATTTGAAGATTTTGGTCTTGATAGAGTTTCTGTGGCGGTTGATCACGATTTGTTGATGTTTTCAATAGTTTGATCTCTCTACGAGTGGTTGATCGAGGGAAGCAGGAGAAAAACTACCCTCTGCTTCAGTAAAGCGATCCCAGAGAGCAAAGGTTTTAGACATTTAAAATGGGTAGCTTATTTGCGATGCACAACAGCTTAGTCGAAACTTGCCTACGTATCTGCTGACAATTGAAGCTAATATTATCAACTAGCTAAAAACTAAATTTGTGCAAACTTTGTTATGATTGACTAATGTATCCAAGCCG
The DNA window shown above is from Anabaena sp. WA102 and carries:
- a CDS encoding sugar phosphate isomerase/epimerase family protein, which translates into the protein MKRQIGVTTWIFGNLNLVDTAEIIAQMGFNGVELYVDIDSVSVKDVKNIFANEGLEIFSLTPGNVDLASSDQKIRKFAIDYYKKLIDYGAELGQPVITCHEYIQNQMGSIYSGSIELLVESCREIALYASQANLKLGFEPLNRYLCRFILKSTDVLSLLAQINTSNLTIVLDAFHMNLEEDDPVKAIIRCGEQLSAYQIADSNRKGIGFGHIDFERHFAALDTIQYTGPIVFECAAPRQTPGSDSEDNLDELKLHLSASKDWLTNRKQALV
- a CDS encoding MFS transporter, which translates into the protein MKTSTNRDQPPQKLYQDQNLQIVIAVTLMAVLGSSSIGPVLPTVAEDFKISPERIGLVISAFVLPIAIGTPVCGVLADRFGRKQILVPSLLLFAIAGSACAVAPNFRTLLEMRFLQGIGAASLESLALTIISDLYTGKMLTSAMAFNGSMIGISLAVYPLISGGLAALGWRYPFLLPLTAIPVAFLVLFSLKIPKLPKQEEFHLKAYLQNIGRSINNRKVIGLLFAVIALFILLFGAYFTYIPILASNVLGASNVVIGIILASMALSLAFVSSQLGLFAQKLSELTLIKVSFILYALALVITPSIQNVWLLFIPSLLFGAAHGMVFPATQALLGGLAPKEYRGGFMAVNATLLSLGQALGPLLAGVAFGLWGMPGVFYSSAVFAIATLVLLSGLFAKNRNKRK